The following are encoded together in the Brassica napus cultivar Da-Ae chromosome A9, Da-Ae, whole genome shotgun sequence genome:
- the LOC106347522 gene encoding uncharacterized protein LOC106347522 isoform X1 codes for MERDRGEAIAIEIAREIPPAVRTRVPRRIRERLLSESSNKTVPCAQDIEDKLLHAHLRRQQFYHNVVRKARAKPRSPSRSSDEELGQRIEARLLAAEQKRLEILAKAQTRLARLDELRQAAKTSVEIRSERERVKLGTQVESRVLKAEANRMRILKASHQKRASAKERTSQSMMRRMARESKYKERVRASINQKRVAAEKKRLGLLEAEKKKARARVQQVRHVANSVSNQREMERSKMRDKLEDKLQRAKRHRSEFLRQRRRQRDSISLYCDMMEQDGDLLSRKLSRCWRCFVSQKKTTLDLAKAYDALKINESLPFEQLAVLIESPSTLKAVNSLLDRFQLRLEASKNVTTAASQPLIMDNIDHLLRRVATPRRKMTPRIRKGKKVTPGRTVAVTTSPKMSRYPVRVVLSAFMILGHPDAVFNGQGDQEAALNDSAKGFVKEFKLLIKVIKEGPVKLSVGESKLRTLRSQLDLFDKAWCAFLNSFVIWKVKDARLLEDDLVRAACQLELSMIQKCKITAEGDDVMLTHDKKAIQIQVTQDQELLTEKVRHLSGNAGVERMESALSETRSKYFEAKENGSPMAHQLACFFSPNSTSSPVQSVASSSKDSVGVGGSKRVVRSLFKDDTPPSSGLSRVSNEAVDEVSKQNELFVNELLHDLNFKFPGGSSVEDEEDNLKRKVKETMEKAFWDSVMESMKLEEPDYSCISNLMREVRDELYQMVPDSWKIEITESIDLDLLSQLLNSGTLDIDYLGKMLEFALATLRKLSAPVNDRENESTHQSLLEELHRLCQAKDESGNLHAVAIVKGIRFILEQIQELKREIGLGRITMMKPFLKGPAGFDYLTQAFEKRYGPSTQAHGSLPATRRWISTLSSCKDEWEEHTNMLSALNVVERSSSMGISLKTGGSFLSSDKTASQSTVTDAAEGQVLECKGERVDLTVRLGLLKLVSQVSGLTLQVLPETFLLNLSRLRGTQAEIQKITVVTTSLLIWRQMLASERVVKSESETETMAKKLLNLLDGKEEAGLMEIVEITMSEEGDERKKMMMRGLLRKSLEEGNTVYERVTGCIYKALRGVLLAGNGENGKRVVEREMKKVGVGGGSGGGGLKERVIETGRVLGVVACVSVRVHGPWLAHLMQL; via the exons ATGGAGAGAGATCGAGGAGAAGCGATCGCTATCGAAATCGCGAGGGAGATTCCACCGGCGGTGAGGACGAGAGTTCCTCGGAGGATTCGCGAGAGGCTTTTGTCCGAATCAAGTAACAAGACAGTACCTTGCGCTCAAGATATCGAAGACAAGCTTCTCCATGCCCATCTTCGTAGAcag CAATTCTATCACAACGTTGTGAGAAAGGCTCGTGCGAAGCCCCGAAGCCCATCACGATCATCCGATGAAGAGCTTGGCCAACGAATCGAAGCGAGGCTCCTCGCCGCTGAACAGAAACG ATTGGAGATTCTCGCTAAAGCGCAGACGCGTCTAGCGAGACTCGACGAGTTAAGACAAGCGGCGAAGACGAGCGTGGAGATTCGATCCGAGAGGGAACGCGTGAAGCTTGGCACTCAAGTGGAGTCCCGTGTCCTAAAGGCTGAAGCCAATAGGATGAGGATTCTCAAGGCGTCTCATCAGAAACGGGCGTCTGCGAAGGAGAGGACGTCTCAGTCGATGATGAGGAGGATGGCGAGAGAGAGCAAGTACAAGGAGCGTGTACGCGCTTCGATCAATCAGAAACGTGTAGCTGCTGAGAAGAAACGGCTGGGGTTGCTTGAagcggagaagaagaaggcacGTGCTCGTGTCCAGCAAGTGCGCCACGTTGCCAACTCTGTTTCTAATCAGCGTGAGATGGAGAGAAGTAAAATGAGGGACAAACTTGAAGACAAGTTGCAAAGG GCAAAGAGACATAGGTCGGAGTTTCTTCGTCAGAGGAGAAGACAGCGTGATTCGATTAGTCTCTACTGCGATATGATGGAGCAAGATGGTGATCTCCTCTCTAGAAAGCTGTCAAG GTGTTGGAGGTGTTTTGTGAGTCAGAAGAAGACAACCTTGGACTTGGCTAAAGCTTATGATGCTTTGAAGATCAATGAGTCATTACCGTTTGAGCAGCTTGCGGTGCTTATTGAGTCGCCTTCTACTCTTAAAGCTGTTAACTCTTTGCTTGATCGCTTTCAACTTCGCTTAGAAGCTTCTAAGAATGTTACCACAGCTGCTTCTCAACCGTTGATAATGGATAACATCGATCACCTTCTCAGAAGAGTTGCAACCCCAAGGAGAAAGATGACGCCGAGGAtcagaaaaggaaagaaagttACTCCTGGTAGGACCGTGGCTGTGACGACATCTCCGAAGATGTCTAGGTATCCTGTAAGAGTTGTACTTTCTGCTTTTATGATACTCGGTCATCCAGACGCTGTCTTTAACGGTCAAGGCGATCAAGAGGCTGCTCTCAATGACTCAGCGAAAGGGTTTGTGAAGGAGTTTAAGTTATTGATTAAAGTTATTAAAGAAGGTCCTGTGAAGCTGTCTGTTGGGGAATCGAAGCTTCGGACGTTGAGGTCTCAGCTGGACTTGTTTGATAAGGCGTGGTGTGCGTTTTTGAATTCGTTTGTGATTTGGAAAGTTAAGGACGCTCGGTTGTTGGAAGATGACTTGGTAAGAGCAGCTTGTCAGCTTGAGCTTTCCATGATTCAGAAATGCAAGATTACTGCAGAAGGAGATGACGTTATGCTCACTCATGACAAGAAAGCTATTCAGATCCAGGTAACACAAGATCAAGAACTTCTAACGGAGAAGGTGCGGCACTTGAGTGGAAACGCAGGAGTTGAGCGCATGGAGAGTGCCTTGTCGGAGACGCGATCAAAGTACTTTGAGGCCAAGGAGAATGGAAGCCCTATGGCTCATCAGCTCGCTTGTTTCTTTTCTCCCAACTCAACTTCATCTCCAGTTCAGTCTGTGGCTAGTTCAAGTAAAGATAGTGTAGGTGTTGGAGGATCAAAACGTGTTGTTCGTTCTTTATTTAAGGATGATACTCCACCTTCATCTGGGCTCTCTAGAGTCAGTAATGAAGCTGTTGACGAGGTTTCAAAACAGAATGAGTTGTTTGTCAACGAGCTTCTGCACGATTTGAATTTCAAGTTTCCTGGTGGATCCAGTGTCGAGGATGAAGAGGACAATCTTAAG AGGAAGGTAAAGGAGACTATGGAGAAAGCTTTCTGGGACAGTGTGATGGAATCAATGAAACTGGAGGAGCCAGACTATAGTTGCATCTCTAACCTTATGAGAGAAGTGAGGGACGAACTTTACCAGATGGTGCCAGATAGCTGGAAAATAGAAATAACTGAATCTATTGATTTGGACCTTCTCTCACAG TTGCTTAACTCCGGCACCTTGGATATCGATTACCTTGGAAAGATGCTTGAGTTTGCATTGGCTACTCTGCGGAAACTCTCGGCTCCAGTTAATGACCGTGAGAATGAAAGCACCCACCAGAGTTTGCTCGAGGAGCTTCACAGGTTGTGTCAAGCTAAAGATGAGTCTGGTAACCTCCATGCTGTTGCAATTGTCAAGGGGATCCGCTTCATTCTTGAGCAGATTCAG GAGCTTAAGCGAGAGATAGGCCTTGGGCGCATAACAATGATGAAACCCTTCTTGAAAGGTCCAGCAGGCTTTGATTACCTCACACAAGCTTTTGAGAAGCGTTACGGACCTTCCACACAAGCCCACGGTTCACTACCAGCGACGCGGAGGTGGATATCAACTCTTTCCTCTTGCAAAGACGAGTGGGAAGAGCACACCAATATGCTTTCAGCTCTGAATGTGGTTGAGAGATCCTCCTCGATGGGAATATCTCTCAAAACGGGTGGAAGCTTTCTATCTTCAGACAAAACCGCATCACAATCAACTGTCACGGATGCTGCAG AAGGTCAAGTGTTAGAATGCAAGGGAGAGAGAGTTGATTTGACAGTGAGGCTTGGATTGTTGAAGCTGGTGAGTCAGGTTTCTGGTTTAACTCTACAAGTTTTGCCAGAAACTTTTCTGCTCAATCTCTCTCGGTTGAGGGGGACTCAAGCTGAGATTCAGAAGATAACTGTAGTAACCACAAG CTTGCTCATTTGGCGACAAATGCTAGCGAGTGAGAGAGTGGTGAAGAGCGAGAGCGAAACAGAAACCATGGCAAAGAAGCTGTTGAATCTGTTAGATGGGAAGGAGGAAGCAGGGTTGATGGAGATTGTTGAGATAACgatgagtgaagaaggagatgagaggaagaagatgatgatgagagGGTTATTGAGGAAGAGCTTGGAAGAAGGTAACACAGTGTACGAGAGAGTTACAGGTTGTATATACAAAGCACTGAGAGGAGTTTTATTGGCTGGGAACGGTGAAAATGGGAAGAGGGTGGTGGAAAGAGAGATGAAGAAAGTGGGAGTTGGAGGAggaagtggtggtggtggtttgAAAGAGAGGGTTATAGAGACGGGTCGAGTTCTTGGAGTCGTGGCTTGTGTCTCGGTCAGAGTTCATGGTCCATGGTTGGCTCATCTCATGCAGCTTTGA
- the LOC106347522 gene encoding uncharacterized protein LOC106347522 isoform X2, with amino-acid sequence MERDRGEAIAIEIAREIPPAVRTRVPRRIRERLLSESSNKTVPCAQDIEDKLLHAHLRRQQFYHNVVRKARAKPRSPSRSSDEELGQRIEARLLAAEQKRLEILAKAQTRLARLDELRQAAKTSVEIRSERERVKLGTQVESRVLKAEANRMRILKASHQKRASAKERTSQSMMRRMARESKYKERVRASINQKRVAAEKKRLGLLEAEKKKARARVQQVRHVANSVSNQREMERSKMRDKLEDKLQRAKRHRSEFLRQRRRQRDSISLYCDMMEQDGDLLSRKLSRCWRCFVSQKKTTLDLAKAYDALKINESLPFEQLAVLIESPSTLKAVNSLLDRFQLRLEASKNVTTAASQPLIMDNIDHLLRRVATPRRKMTPRIRKGKKVTPGRTVAVTTSPKMSRYPVRVVLSAFMILGHPDAVFNGQGDQEAALNDSAKGFVKEFKLLIKVIKEGPVKLSVGESKLRTLRSQLDLFDKAWCAFLNSFVIWKVKDARLLEDDLVRAACQLELSMIQKCKITAEGDDVMLTHDKKAIQIQVTQDQELLTEKVRHLSGNAGVERMESALSETRSKYFEAKENGSPMAHQLACFFSPNSTSSPVQSVASSSKDSVGVGGSKRVVRSLFKDDTPPSSGLSRVSNEAVDEVSKQNELFVNELLHDLNFKFPGGSSVEDEEDNLKRKVKETMEKAFWDSVMESMKLEEPDYSCISNLMREVRDELYQMVPDSWKIEITESIDLDLLSQLLNSGTLDIDYLGKMLEFALATLRKLSAPVNDRENESTHQSLLEELHRLCQAKDESGNLHAVAIVKGIRFILEQIQELKREIGLGRITMMKPFLKGPAGFDYLTQAFEKRYGPSTQAHGSLPATRRWISTLSSCKDEWEEHTNMLSALNVVERSSSMGISLKTGGSFLSSDKTASQSTVTDAAGQVLECKGERVDLTVRLGLLKLVSQVSGLTLQVLPETFLLNLSRLRGTQAEIQKITVVTTSLLIWRQMLASERVVKSESETETMAKKLLNLLDGKEEAGLMEIVEITMSEEGDERKKMMMRGLLRKSLEEGNTVYERVTGCIYKALRGVLLAGNGENGKRVVEREMKKVGVGGGSGGGGLKERVIETGRVLGVVACVSVRVHGPWLAHLMQL; translated from the exons ATGGAGAGAGATCGAGGAGAAGCGATCGCTATCGAAATCGCGAGGGAGATTCCACCGGCGGTGAGGACGAGAGTTCCTCGGAGGATTCGCGAGAGGCTTTTGTCCGAATCAAGTAACAAGACAGTACCTTGCGCTCAAGATATCGAAGACAAGCTTCTCCATGCCCATCTTCGTAGAcag CAATTCTATCACAACGTTGTGAGAAAGGCTCGTGCGAAGCCCCGAAGCCCATCACGATCATCCGATGAAGAGCTTGGCCAACGAATCGAAGCGAGGCTCCTCGCCGCTGAACAGAAACG ATTGGAGATTCTCGCTAAAGCGCAGACGCGTCTAGCGAGACTCGACGAGTTAAGACAAGCGGCGAAGACGAGCGTGGAGATTCGATCCGAGAGGGAACGCGTGAAGCTTGGCACTCAAGTGGAGTCCCGTGTCCTAAAGGCTGAAGCCAATAGGATGAGGATTCTCAAGGCGTCTCATCAGAAACGGGCGTCTGCGAAGGAGAGGACGTCTCAGTCGATGATGAGGAGGATGGCGAGAGAGAGCAAGTACAAGGAGCGTGTACGCGCTTCGATCAATCAGAAACGTGTAGCTGCTGAGAAGAAACGGCTGGGGTTGCTTGAagcggagaagaagaaggcacGTGCTCGTGTCCAGCAAGTGCGCCACGTTGCCAACTCTGTTTCTAATCAGCGTGAGATGGAGAGAAGTAAAATGAGGGACAAACTTGAAGACAAGTTGCAAAGG GCAAAGAGACATAGGTCGGAGTTTCTTCGTCAGAGGAGAAGACAGCGTGATTCGATTAGTCTCTACTGCGATATGATGGAGCAAGATGGTGATCTCCTCTCTAGAAAGCTGTCAAG GTGTTGGAGGTGTTTTGTGAGTCAGAAGAAGACAACCTTGGACTTGGCTAAAGCTTATGATGCTTTGAAGATCAATGAGTCATTACCGTTTGAGCAGCTTGCGGTGCTTATTGAGTCGCCTTCTACTCTTAAAGCTGTTAACTCTTTGCTTGATCGCTTTCAACTTCGCTTAGAAGCTTCTAAGAATGTTACCACAGCTGCTTCTCAACCGTTGATAATGGATAACATCGATCACCTTCTCAGAAGAGTTGCAACCCCAAGGAGAAAGATGACGCCGAGGAtcagaaaaggaaagaaagttACTCCTGGTAGGACCGTGGCTGTGACGACATCTCCGAAGATGTCTAGGTATCCTGTAAGAGTTGTACTTTCTGCTTTTATGATACTCGGTCATCCAGACGCTGTCTTTAACGGTCAAGGCGATCAAGAGGCTGCTCTCAATGACTCAGCGAAAGGGTTTGTGAAGGAGTTTAAGTTATTGATTAAAGTTATTAAAGAAGGTCCTGTGAAGCTGTCTGTTGGGGAATCGAAGCTTCGGACGTTGAGGTCTCAGCTGGACTTGTTTGATAAGGCGTGGTGTGCGTTTTTGAATTCGTTTGTGATTTGGAAAGTTAAGGACGCTCGGTTGTTGGAAGATGACTTGGTAAGAGCAGCTTGTCAGCTTGAGCTTTCCATGATTCAGAAATGCAAGATTACTGCAGAAGGAGATGACGTTATGCTCACTCATGACAAGAAAGCTATTCAGATCCAGGTAACACAAGATCAAGAACTTCTAACGGAGAAGGTGCGGCACTTGAGTGGAAACGCAGGAGTTGAGCGCATGGAGAGTGCCTTGTCGGAGACGCGATCAAAGTACTTTGAGGCCAAGGAGAATGGAAGCCCTATGGCTCATCAGCTCGCTTGTTTCTTTTCTCCCAACTCAACTTCATCTCCAGTTCAGTCTGTGGCTAGTTCAAGTAAAGATAGTGTAGGTGTTGGAGGATCAAAACGTGTTGTTCGTTCTTTATTTAAGGATGATACTCCACCTTCATCTGGGCTCTCTAGAGTCAGTAATGAAGCTGTTGACGAGGTTTCAAAACAGAATGAGTTGTTTGTCAACGAGCTTCTGCACGATTTGAATTTCAAGTTTCCTGGTGGATCCAGTGTCGAGGATGAAGAGGACAATCTTAAG AGGAAGGTAAAGGAGACTATGGAGAAAGCTTTCTGGGACAGTGTGATGGAATCAATGAAACTGGAGGAGCCAGACTATAGTTGCATCTCTAACCTTATGAGAGAAGTGAGGGACGAACTTTACCAGATGGTGCCAGATAGCTGGAAAATAGAAATAACTGAATCTATTGATTTGGACCTTCTCTCACAG TTGCTTAACTCCGGCACCTTGGATATCGATTACCTTGGAAAGATGCTTGAGTTTGCATTGGCTACTCTGCGGAAACTCTCGGCTCCAGTTAATGACCGTGAGAATGAAAGCACCCACCAGAGTTTGCTCGAGGAGCTTCACAGGTTGTGTCAAGCTAAAGATGAGTCTGGTAACCTCCATGCTGTTGCAATTGTCAAGGGGATCCGCTTCATTCTTGAGCAGATTCAG GAGCTTAAGCGAGAGATAGGCCTTGGGCGCATAACAATGATGAAACCCTTCTTGAAAGGTCCAGCAGGCTTTGATTACCTCACACAAGCTTTTGAGAAGCGTTACGGACCTTCCACACAAGCCCACGGTTCACTACCAGCGACGCGGAGGTGGATATCAACTCTTTCCTCTTGCAAAGACGAGTGGGAAGAGCACACCAATATGCTTTCAGCTCTGAATGTGGTTGAGAGATCCTCCTCGATGGGAATATCTCTCAAAACGGGTGGAAGCTTTCTATCTTCAGACAAAACCGCATCACAATCAACTGTCACGGATGCTGCAG GTCAAGTGTTAGAATGCAAGGGAGAGAGAGTTGATTTGACAGTGAGGCTTGGATTGTTGAAGCTGGTGAGTCAGGTTTCTGGTTTAACTCTACAAGTTTTGCCAGAAACTTTTCTGCTCAATCTCTCTCGGTTGAGGGGGACTCAAGCTGAGATTCAGAAGATAACTGTAGTAACCACAAG CTTGCTCATTTGGCGACAAATGCTAGCGAGTGAGAGAGTGGTGAAGAGCGAGAGCGAAACAGAAACCATGGCAAAGAAGCTGTTGAATCTGTTAGATGGGAAGGAGGAAGCAGGGTTGATGGAGATTGTTGAGATAACgatgagtgaagaaggagatgagaggaagaagatgatgatgagagGGTTATTGAGGAAGAGCTTGGAAGAAGGTAACACAGTGTACGAGAGAGTTACAGGTTGTATATACAAAGCACTGAGAGGAGTTTTATTGGCTGGGAACGGTGAAAATGGGAAGAGGGTGGTGGAAAGAGAGATGAAGAAAGTGGGAGTTGGAGGAggaagtggtggtggtggtttgAAAGAGAGGGTTATAGAGACGGGTCGAGTTCTTGGAGTCGTGGCTTGTGTCTCGGTCAGAGTTCATGGTCCATGGTTGGCTCATCTCATGCAGCTTTGA